A region from the Variovorax sp. V93 genome encodes:
- a CDS encoding cysteine hydrolase family protein, producing MKSCLIVIDAQESFRQRAYWSERVAQPYFAAQNALIEGCLAAGLPIVRVFHVDGPAAASHPFAVESGFVRPIDGLAPFEAAATFTKHRHSALVNSGLDIWLTQQGIGRLIVSGIRTEQCCETTARHASDLGWEVDYVTEATLTFDMPQPDGRPLAAADIKARTAAVLDGRFATVCSVAQALERADAHATESLAA from the coding sequence ATGAAATCCTGTCTGATTGTGATCGACGCGCAGGAATCGTTTCGCCAGCGCGCGTACTGGTCCGAGCGCGTTGCGCAGCCCTATTTCGCTGCCCAGAACGCGCTGATCGAGGGCTGCCTGGCCGCCGGTCTTCCGATCGTGCGCGTCTTCCACGTCGACGGTCCCGCTGCCGCGAGCCATCCCTTCGCGGTCGAGTCGGGCTTCGTGCGGCCGATCGACGGCCTGGCGCCATTTGAGGCGGCGGCCACCTTCACCAAGCACCGCCACAGCGCGCTGGTCAACAGCGGGCTCGACATCTGGCTCACGCAGCAGGGCATCGGCCGGCTGATCGTGAGCGGCATCCGCACCGAGCAATGCTGCGAAACCACGGCGCGCCACGCCTCGGACCTGGGCTGGGAGGTCGACTACGTGACCGAGGCCACGCTGACCTTCGACATGCCGCAACCCGACGGCCGGCCGCTTGCCGCCGCCGATATCAAGGCGCGCACGGCGGCTGTGCTGGATGGCCGGTTCGCCACGGTCTGCAGCGTGGCGCAGGCGCTCGAGCGCGCCGACGCCCACGCCACGGAAAGCCTGGCCGCATGA
- a CDS encoding AI-2E family transporter, whose translation MAKPSLATFETKPQAASRNVVLASYLLMPAALLLVMWQHLLPGLLCVCIGFLATRWFARLIGAGLARLKLPPGRADVLARVLAVTLVLLAPIALISLGLSQAREYILDAPDQYRELLDYTARTVLELRLKLPPEIAVYLPEGAAEVQRVVANYLRAQAGSLALAGRAWLGGLLFAYVGLIVGGLAAIAPSPLQRRPLAAQLHRRIAIFGEAFGQIVAAQFWIAAFNTLLTAIFLLFLMPLWGPHLPYTPALITLTFVAGLVPIVGNLVCNSVITLVALSVSPVTALACLAFLILIHKAEYVINAKVVGSRTQMRVWELLAVMFVAEAVFGPAGLVAAPLFYAYLKKELQAAGLV comes from the coding sequence ATGGCCAAACCCTCCCTCGCCACCTTCGAGACCAAGCCCCAGGCCGCCTCGCGCAACGTGGTGCTGGCCAGCTACCTGCTGATGCCGGCCGCGCTGCTGCTGGTGATGTGGCAGCACCTGCTGCCCGGCCTGCTGTGCGTGTGCATCGGCTTCCTGGCCACCCGCTGGTTCGCGCGCCTGATCGGCGCCGGCCTGGCGCGGCTGAAGCTGCCGCCCGGGCGTGCCGACGTGCTGGCCCGGGTGCTGGCGGTCACGCTGGTGCTGCTGGCGCCCATTGCGCTGATCTCGCTGGGCCTGTCGCAGGCGCGCGAGTACATCCTCGACGCGCCCGACCAATACCGCGAGCTGCTCGACTACACGGCGCGCACGGTGCTCGAACTGCGGCTCAAGCTCCCGCCCGAGATTGCGGTCTACCTGCCCGAAGGCGCGGCCGAGGTGCAGCGCGTGGTCGCCAACTACCTGCGTGCCCAGGCCGGATCGCTGGCGCTGGCCGGACGGGCGTGGCTCGGCGGCCTGCTGTTTGCCTACGTGGGGCTCATCGTCGGCGGGCTGGCGGCCATCGCACCCTCGCCGCTGCAGCGCCGGCCGCTCGCCGCGCAGCTGCACCGGCGCATCGCCATCTTCGGCGAGGCCTTCGGCCAGATCGTGGCCGCGCAGTTCTGGATCGCCGCCTTCAACACGCTGCTGACCGCCATCTTCCTGCTGTTCCTGATGCCGCTCTGGGGTCCTCACCTGCCCTACACGCCGGCACTGATCACGCTGACCTTCGTGGCGGGCCTGGTGCCCATCGTCGGCAACCTGGTCTGCAACTCGGTGATCACGCTGGTGGCGCTGTCGGTGTCGCCCGTGACGGCGCTGGCCTGCCTGGCGTTCCTGATCCTCATCCACAAGGCCGAATACGTGATCAACGCCAAGGTGGTCGGCAGCCGCACCCAGATGCGGGTGTGGGAACTGCTGGCGGTGATGTTCGTGGCCGAGGCGGTGTTCGGCCCGGCGGGGCTGGTGGCGGCGCCGCTTTTCTACGCGTACCTCAAGAAAGAGCTGCAGGCCGCGGGGCTTGTCTAG
- the purM gene encoding phosphoribosylformylglycinamidine cyclo-ligase codes for MTSPTPTPLSYKDAGVDIDAGDALVDRIKPLARKTLREGVLAGIGGFGALFEVPKRYKEPVLVSGTDGVGTKLKLAFEWNMHDTVGIDLVAMSVNDVLVQGAEPLFFLDYFACGKLDVDTAAAVIGGIARGCEISGCALIGGETAEMPGMYPAGEYDLAGFAVGAVEKAKILTGQNVKPGDVVLGLASAGVHSNGFSLVRKVIERAGADLPATLDGKPFREAVMEPTHLYVKPVLEALAKHPIKALAHITGGGLLENIPRVLPEGTAAHLRKGSWPQTELFAWLQKVAGIDDIEMNRTFNNGIGMVVVIDAAEAAACAATLRTAGESVFEIGTIAERGAGAAVVVG; via the coding sequence ATGACTTCCCCCACGCCCACCCCGCTCAGCTACAAGGATGCAGGTGTCGATATCGATGCCGGCGACGCACTGGTCGACCGCATCAAGCCGCTCGCCAGGAAGACACTGCGCGAAGGCGTGCTGGCCGGCATCGGCGGCTTCGGCGCGCTGTTCGAGGTGCCCAAGCGCTACAAGGAGCCGGTGCTGGTGAGCGGCACCGACGGCGTGGGCACGAAGCTCAAGCTGGCCTTCGAATGGAACATGCACGACACGGTCGGCATCGACCTGGTGGCCATGAGCGTCAACGACGTGCTGGTGCAGGGCGCCGAGCCGCTCTTCTTTCTCGACTACTTCGCCTGCGGCAAGCTCGACGTGGACACGGCCGCGGCCGTGATCGGCGGCATCGCCCGCGGCTGCGAGATTTCCGGCTGCGCGCTGATCGGCGGCGAAACCGCCGAAATGCCCGGCATGTACCCGGCCGGCGAGTACGACCTGGCGGGCTTTGCGGTTGGCGCGGTCGAAAAGGCGAAGATCCTCACGGGCCAGAACGTGAAGCCGGGCGACGTGGTGCTGGGCCTGGCCTCGGCCGGCGTGCATTCCAACGGCTTCAGCCTGGTGCGCAAGGTGATCGAGCGCGCGGGGGCCGATCTGCCCGCCACGCTCGACGGCAAGCCGTTCCGCGAAGCCGTGATGGAACCCACCCATCTCTATGTGAAGCCGGTGCTCGAGGCGCTGGCCAAGCATCCGATCAAGGCGCTGGCCCACATCACGGGCGGCGGCCTGCTCGAGAACATCCCGCGCGTGCTGCCCGAAGGCACGGCCGCCCACCTCAGGAAGGGCAGCTGGCCGCAGACCGAACTCTTCGCCTGGCTGCAGAAGGTGGCCGGCATCGACGACATCGAGATGAACCGCACCTTCAACAACGGCATCGGCATGGTGGTGGTGATCGACGCGGCCGAAGCCGCCGCCTGCGCCGCCACGCTGCGCACGGCCGGCGAATCGGTGTTCGAGATCGGCACCATCGCCGAACGCGGCGCGGGCGCCGCCGTCGTGGTTGGCTGA
- the hda gene encoding DnaA regulatory inactivator Hda, which translates to MKQLALDIGIATGPSFDAFFAGPNEAALRHLQVWVGGAGSPALHSPVPTYLWGEGGSGKTHLLESVRVALREQGASVGWLHAGLLEPPEFDERWGAVLLDDVHLYTAVQQHAAFNWFVNAQTLQRGVVAAGALPPADLPLREDLRTRLGWGHVFHLQVLSESERRAVLRQAADTRGVMLSDEVLDYMLHRFSRDLGSLMELLTQLDGYALQTQRAITIPLIRSMLENE; encoded by the coding sequence ATGAAACAGCTCGCGCTCGATATCGGCATTGCGACGGGCCCCAGCTTCGACGCCTTTTTTGCCGGCCCCAACGAGGCGGCGCTGCGCCACCTGCAGGTGTGGGTGGGCGGCGCCGGCAGCCCTGCGCTGCACTCGCCGGTGCCAACCTATCTGTGGGGCGAAGGCGGCAGCGGCAAGACCCATCTGCTCGAATCGGTGCGTGTCGCACTGCGCGAGCAGGGCGCGAGCGTGGGCTGGCTGCATGCCGGCCTGCTCGAGCCGCCCGAATTCGACGAGCGCTGGGGTGCCGTGCTGCTCGACGACGTGCACCTCTATACCGCCGTGCAGCAGCATGCGGCCTTCAACTGGTTCGTCAACGCGCAGACGCTGCAGCGCGGCGTGGTGGCCGCGGGCGCGCTGCCGCCGGCCGACCTGCCGCTGCGCGAGGACCTTCGCACCCGGCTGGGCTGGGGCCATGTGTTCCACCTGCAGGTGCTGAGCGAAAGCGAACGCCGCGCGGTGCTGCGCCAGGCCGCCGACACGCGCGGCGTCATGCTGTCGGACGAGGTGCTCGACTACATGCTGCACCGCTTCAGCCGCGACCTGGGCAGCCTGATGGAGCTGCTCACGCAGCTCGACGGCTATGCCCTGCAGACACAGCGCGCGATCACGATCCCGCTGATCCGATCCATGCTCGAAAACGAATAG